CACGCTCATGACTGAGCGCAGGCTCATCATCAATGAGCTTGGCAATATATTGAAAATACTGTTTGGTTACAGAGAGCTGTTGAGCCAACTCCCCTAAATACATTTTTTTAAATGCGTTTGGGTTAAGGGTGCAACTTTTATGTAAGAAGCTAACCAAGCGTACCGCGGCACCATACCAACAAGCCGCAACACCAGCAGCACCATGCCAAAAACCCGGACGCTCCAAATAGCAATTTGGCAGTCCGATAGGAATAACAGGAGTATTGTCAAAATGCACTTGAGCTGTTTGGGTTCCCTGCATACCGACTGCTTGCCAGTGGCTCAAGTCAACATGAACAGAGGGATGAGCCAAATCAACGATACAAAGCTGTGCTTGGCCTTCTTTGTCCTTATAACTCATGAGAGCTTTTTGAATAAACTCTGCACCTGAGCACCAGTTTTTTATACCATTACAATGATTGTTCTGAACTTGCACAGGTGCCGGCCCGCCATCTGCTGCCCATACCGCCCAAGTTTGGTCATCGATTTCGTCTTGATAACCCAATTCATTTAGAATACTTAAAGCATCATGATGTGACTCAAATAATTTAGCGAGACTTAAATCATACCCTGCAATTTGAGCAAATAATTGCCATCGCTGATAGGTATGACCTGAAGCTGGATAAGGCAAACTTTTAGATAAACTTACCAATTGGTAGAGTAAATCTTGGCGGAGCTGACTTTTGTTTTCGGCCTGAGCATGTTCAAATTCACTCAACATACTCAAGATTGTCATATTTATAGATATTTTAATATTCATTACAAATAATTATTCAAAAGTATTCACTTAAACATATCGAAATAATTCTGTTTAATTAAAGATATAAAATGTAATAAAAAGATATTTTCTATAACTTTATTCAATGAATATTTCTTTTTATTTCATTGTTACCTAAATATATCGCTTAAGTGAAATTATAAAATAATCATGTA
The window above is part of the Acinetobacter baumannii genome. Proteins encoded here:
- a CDS encoding acyl-CoA dehydrogenase family protein, with the translated sequence MLSEFEHAQAENKSQLRQDLLYQLVSLSKSLPYPASGHTYQRWQLFAQIAGYDLSLAKLFESHHDALSILNELGYQDEIDDQTWAVWAADGGPAPVQVQNNHCNGIKNWCSGAEFIQKALMSYKDKEGQAQLCIVDLAHPSVHVDLSHWQAVGMQGTQTAQVHFDNTPVIPIGLPNCYLERPGFWHGAAGVAACWYGAAVRLVSFLHKSCTLNPNAFKKMYLGELAQQLSVTKQYFQYIAKLIDDEPALSHEREIRILRAQTEQCCQSVIQLVGKALGARPYCEEPTFSQLIADLPVFIRQSHAAFDYESIAELCLPEKSLWEL